Sequence from the Microbacterium dextranolyticum genome:
CGGAGGCGCTGGATGCCGTTCTGCCGGCATCCATCGACGACCGTCGCTTCCGCTCCAACATCGTCATCGCCGGAGCCGAGGCCTTCTCGGAGCTCGACTGGACCGGCGCGGTGCGCATCGGCGACGTGACGTTCGCGCCGCAGGGACCGATCGTGCGGTGCCTCGCCACCCATGCCGATCCTGACACGGGGGAGCGCGACGCCCCGGTCCTCACGACACTGACGCGTCGGTTCGACCAGCAGAAGCCGACGCTCGGCCGACTGCTGCTCCCGTTCACGGGCGGTGGGGTGGTCCGCGTCGGTGACGAGGTGGCGGTCCTCTAGCGGCCCGCAGCGTGTTCGGCCGCCTCGCGCTCGCGCAACCACCGCCGCAGCCGCGTGCGGGCGTTGGCGTAGGGAGACGAGGTGTTGAACTGGATCATGCGGCCGGCCGTATGCGTGCCGTACCACGGGGCGCCGTAGAGCGCAGCATCGTCGAGCCTGTCGATGAGGGCGAGGATCGCCTTCTCTGCGCGGTCGAATCGATCGAGCAGCTCGCTCCAGGAGAGGTCGGCGCACTGCGTGTAGAAGCTTCCGGCGAGCTCGCCGAGCTGATTCCATCGGTACCCCTCGGCGGGGAAAGCGGGTTCGACCCCGGCGGCGCGCTGTGCGTGCCAGGACAGGACCAGCTCGTTCCATCCGATGAGATACGCGACGAGGTCCGCTGGGGACATCAGCGTGCCCTGTGCGTGGCCCGGCATCGTCAGCTCGCGCACGGCATCCGCAGGTACCCGTTGGAGGTCGTCGACCATCCGGTCGTACCCGTCGGTCACCGCGCGCGTGAGTTCCGCCTTGCTCTGCGGGACGGCCATGCCGATCCTCCTCCGGATCCCCCGGATCCCGTCGTGGTTTCCGGAACCGATGTGGGCCCTGCCGGGATCGAACCGACGACATCCACGGTGTAAACGTGGCGCTCTACCAGCTGAGCTAAAGGCCCTGACCGCTCCAGTCTAAGAGTCGCGACCCACGACGCGCGGCAGGGCGGGGTCGAGGTACGCACCGTCGTCCTTCCCGAGGCGCGAGTGGCGGTGCGAGTAGGTGGCGTAGATCACGAAGCCGACGACCAGCCAGATGAGAAAGCGCAGCCATGTCTCGACGGTGAGGTTCAGCATCAGGTAGGTGCAGATCGCTGCCGACAGGATCGGCAGGAATGGACTCCAGGGCACGCGGAACCCGCGCGTCAGGTCCGGACGGGTGCGGCGAAGCACGACGACGCCGACGGAGACCAGGACGAAGGCCGAGAGCGTGCCGATGTTCACCATCTCCTCCAGCACTCCGACCGGTGTGACGCCGGCGACGACCGCCACGATGACCGTCACGATGACCGAGATGACCCAGGGCGTCCGGCGTGTCGGGTGGACCTTGGCGAGCCCGGCGGGGAGCAGGTGATCGCGCGCCATCGCGAAGATGATGCGCGTCGCTCCGATGAGCAGGGTCAGAACGACCGTCGTGAGTCCGGCCACGGCGCCCGCGGAGATGACGGTCGCCATCCATGTCTGACCGTGGTGGGCGAATGCGTTCGCCAGTGCGGCGGCGGGATCCAGTTGGTCGTAGCGGACCATGCCCGTGACGACGAGGGCGACCGCGCAGTAGAGCAGGGTGCAGATCGCGAGCGAGGCGATGATGCCGATCGGCATGTCGCGCTGGGGGTTCTTCGTCTCCTCCGCCGTGGTCGCGACCACGTCGAACCCGATGTACGCGAAGAACACGAGCGCGGCACCCGCGAAGATGCCGCCGACGCCGAAGGCCATCGGCTCGATCCCCGACAGGAACTGCAGGAGGGGCTGAGTGAGCCCGGTCGCTGTCTCGCGCGGTGCCGCGTCGGGAACGAAGGGGGAGTAGTTCGCGGGGTTGATGAAGAGGATGCCCGCGACGATCACGAACAGCACGATGAACAGCTTCACGCCCACCAGCACGAGGTTCACGCGCATCGACTCGCGGATCCCGAGCGTCATCAGCGCGCCGAGCACGACGACCAGCAGGATCGCCATGACATCGACCGTGCCGCCGTACCCGATGGCGGCGGGGATCGGTGCGCCGAGCTGCTGCAGCAGCACGCCCAGGTAGGCGCTCCAGCCTTGGGCGACCACGCTCGCCCCGAGGAACATCTCCAGGATCAGATCCCACCCGATGATCCATGCGAACAGCTCGCCGAGCGAGGCGTACGAGAAGGTGTACGCCGACCCCGAGACGGGAACCGTGGAGGCGAACTCCGCATAGCACATGGCCGCGAGGGCGCAGGCGATCGCGGCGACCACGAAGCTCACGACGATCGCGGGCCCGGCGACCTCGTGCGCCGCCCGGCCGGTGAGGGTGAAGATGCCGGCGCCGATGACGACGCCGACCCCGAAGACGGTGAGGTCGAGGGCGGACAGCGATTTCTTCAGCCGGAACTCCGGCTCCTCGGTGTCGGCGAGCGATCGTTCGATCGACTTGGTGCGCATGACGCTCATGTTGCTCTCTTCGTCGAGTGCCCGGCAGGCGTCCCGGGGACCACATGCTAGCGCCATCGTTGCGTGAGCGGGGGCCGTACGCCCGGGGAAACGATAGGTTGGTGAGGTGAAAGCCCGTCCCGCCGACCAGCTGCTCCTGCTCGATCTCGCACGACTCGACGCGACGATCCGTGTCGCCGACCATCAGCGTCGCAACCCCGGGCAGTCGGCGCGCGTCGCCGAGCTGCTGACGCAGCGTCAGACGCAGTCCGCAGAGCTCACGCGTCTTCTGGGGGAGCGCGACGACGCGCGCGCCGAACTCGCCCGGCTCGAGTCGGATGTCTCGCTCGTCGATGCGCGCGTGGCGCGCGACGCCGAGCGACTGGCGGCGACCTCGAACCCGAAGGAGGCGCAGGGCCTCGAACGCGAGCTCGCGTCGCTCGCCAAGCGCAAGGGCGACCTCGAAGACGCCGAGCTGGAGCTCATGGAGCGGCTTGAGACGTCGGACGCGGCGGTGGCCGCGCAGGAAGCGGTGATCGCCGCGACCAACGAGGAGGGCGCACGACTGAGCGCCGAAGGCAAGGCCGCCGTCGCGCGGGCCACCGCGGACGGGGAGGCGGCGGCGCGAGACCGCCAGGCCGTGGCCGCGACGGTCCCGGCGGAGCTGCTCGACCTCTACGATCGCCTCGCCGCGCGCGGCGTGGGCGCCGGTCTTCTGCGCCGTCGCACGTGCGAAGGGTGCCACATGGTGCTCTCCGGCACCGACCTGCAGACGCTGCGTCAGGCCGCCGATGACGATGTCGTGATGTGCCCCGAGTGCGGCGGCATCCTCATCCGCACCGACGAATCGGGTCTGTGACCCCGCCGAGCAGATGAGGGCGTCGCCGCGATGGCGCGTCGTCGCGCACGACGGCGAGCGCGTCGTCGTCGTCGATCTCGATGAGGCCGGCGCCGAAACCGCACGCCGGTGGTGCAGCCCCATGGAGTGGCGCGAGGCGGTGACGGCGAGCGACGCGGCCGTGCGCTGGGTGTGGAGCGACACGGCGCGGTGGTATCCCGAGCTGCTGGATGCCGGTGTCACCGTCGCCCGCTGCCACGATCTGCGCCTCTGCCGGGCGATCGTGCGGTCGAGCGAGCTCGTCACGGCACCGGAACTGCGTTCCCCGAGCGACTGGGATGCGCCTGCTGTCGACGGGACGAGTGTTCGGGACCCGGGTTTGTTCGACCTCGACGACCTCGGCGACCGCATGCGTGGGGTGCCGGACGACATCGCGGCGGTGCTCGCGGAGTTCGCCCGTCAGCAGGTGGCCGTCGCCGCGGCATCCGACCCGTCACGCCTGCGTCTGCTGCTCGCCGCCGAGTCGGCGGGTGGGCTTCTCGCGGCGGAGCTCCACGCGGCGGGCCTGCCGTGGAGCCGTGCCGTGCACGAGGCGATCCTCACCGAGACGCTCGGGGCGCGCCCTGCGGCGGGCGCCGTTCCCGAACGGGTGCGTGAACTCGGCGCCGACGTCCGCACGGCCCTCGGCGACCCGACGGCCAGCCTCGACTCGCAGCCGAAGCTCCTGCGGAGTCTGCACCGGGTGGGTGTCCTTGCACGCTCGACGAGTCGATGGGAGCTCGCCGACTACGACCACCCCGCGATCGCGCCGCTCCTCCAGTACAAGAAGCTGACCCGACTCGCGAGCGCCAACGGATGGGCCTGGCTCGACGAGTGGGCTGGCGACGGCAGGTTTCGGCCCGTGTACGTTCCCGGCGGGGTCGTCACCGGGCGGTGGGCGTCGTCGGGCGGCGGTGCGCTGCAGCTGCCCCGCCAGCTGCGCCCGGCGGTGCACGCCGACCCCGGGTGGGTGCTCGTGGTGGCCGACGTCGCGCAGCTGGAGCCGCGGGTACTCGCCGCGATCTCCGGCGACGTCTCCCTCGCCGATGCTGCGCGGGGGCGAGACCTTTACGACGGGCTCGTGGCGGCGGGGACCGTGCCCAGCCGCGCCGAGGCCAAGATCGCGATGCTCGGCGCCATGTACGGCGCGACGACGGGTGACAGCGGGCGGCTCGTTCCCGCGCTGCGGCGGGCCTACCCGCGCGCGATGGGTCTCGTAGATGCGGCGGCGCGCACGGGCGAAGAGGGCGGCGTCGTCAGCACCTGGCTCGGCAGATCCGCTCCGCCGCCGCCCGCGGAATGGCACGCCGTGCAGGACCGTGCCGGTGCGCCGGATGCCTCGGAGACCGACCGCGATCGTGCGCGTCGCTCGGCGCGTGATCGCGGGCGGTTCACGCGCAACTTCGTCGTGCAGGGCACCGCCGCAGAGTGGGCGCTCGCGTGGCTCGCGGACCTTCGAGGGAGCCTGGCCGAGATCGCACCTCAGGCGGGGACCCCGGCGGAGGCATCCGGCCCCGTCTTCTCGCGTCGGCCGCATCTGTGCTTCTTCCTGCACGACGAGATCATCGTGCACAGCCCCGCAGAGCTCGCCGACCAGGTCGCAGCGATGGTGCGGGAATCCGCTGCGCGTGCCGCGCACCTGCTCTTCGGCGGGTTCCCGATCGATTTCCCCCTCGACCTGCGGATCGCTCAGGATGCCGCGAAGACGTGACGGTCTCCGGGGCGTCGCCCCCGGTAGACTGGCCACGCGAATGGGTCGGCTGGACGGTCGCGTGGCGGAGTGATCCGCACCGAGGAACGTCCGGGCTCCACAGGGCAGGGCGGTGGGTAACACCCACCCGGAGCAATCCGCGAGACAGTGCCACAGAGAGCAGACCGCCTCGATCTCCCGCTCGCCGGGAGTCGGGGTAAGGGTGAAAGGGTGGTGTAAGAGACCACCGGGGTCGTGGTGACACGACCCGCATGGTAAACCTCGCCCGGAGCAAGGTCAGACAGGGGATGCCGACGCGGCTCGCCGAGTCCCCGGGTAGACCGCTGGAGCGGCACGGCAACGTGTCGCCGAGAGAGATGACCGTCCACGGGGCTCACGCCCCCGGACAGAACCCGGCGTACAGGCCGGCCCATTCGCCTCACCGACGCGCGTCGTGACCGCCGCGCCGACGCTCCCGCGCGACGAGCACTGCGGCGCATGCCACGGCGGCGATGCACGCGATGATGACGCCGACGATCGCGTTCGCCGCGAGCACTCCGACGAGCGCACCGATGACGATGCCGAGAAGGACCCCGACCGAGGCCCGCGAGAGGGATTCGATAGTGGACATGTCCTCACGCTACGCGGGCCTCAAGGCAGGCCGCCTCCGCCGTGCGGCGGAGATGTCGAGCACGGCGTCCGGCTCTGCGGTGCGGGCCGGGCGGCTCACGACCGCAGCAGCACGAGCTCGCCGGTGGCGCGGGTCATGGCGACATACCGATCGACGGCGCCCGTGACCCCCGATCCCCAGCCCTCGGGGTCCACGATGACGACCAGGTCGAACTCGAGGCCCTTCACGAGCACCGGGCTCAGCGAGCGCACCCGCTCGCGTCCGTCGAACCAGGGGGCGCCGATGACGACGGCGATCCCGTCGGGGTGCGCCGCTTCCCAGTCGTCGAGCACGCTGGTCAGTTCCGAGACGGCGCCCTCGCGCACGGGCAGACCGGAGGAGCGGACGGCGCCGGGCACATTCGCATCGGGCAGGACCGCACGGATGACGGGGCCGGCGACATCCATCACCTCGGCGGGCGTGCGGTAGTTGACCGTGAGCGTCGCGACCCTGACGCGATCCAGTCCGACGCGGGCCAGCCGGTTCGCCCACGACTCGGGGAACCCGTGGCGGGCCTGCGCACGATCGCCGACGATCGTGAAACTGCGCGACGGGCACCGACGCACGAGCATCTGCCACTGCGCATCGGAGAGCTCCTGCGCCTCATCGACGACGATGTGGGCGAAGGGCCCGGCGAAGGGATCGAGGGCACGCTCGTCGGGTGCGGCGAGCGTGCGGCGCAGATCCTGGCCCCGGAGCATCCCCATGATGCGCATGTCGCTGTCGTCCGAGGCGATGAGGTCGTCACGCACAGCGTCACGGATCTCGCGTTCCGCCTCCGCTTCCGCCCGCCGCCGCCGCTCACGCACCTCGACGGACGGATCGCCCACGAGAGTGCGTGCGACATCGAGGGCGGGAAGGTCGACGTCGGTCCATCCCGCTCCCTGGGCGCCGGCCGCCGTCAGCGCGGCGATGTCCGCCTCGCCCAGCCACGGCGCGCACGCACGGAGCATCGCGCCCGACCGCCAGAGCCCGCGCAGCAGCGCGTCCGGGTCGAGCAGAGGCCAGAACGCGTCGAAGCGGGCCCGTAGCTCGGAGTCGGCCTCGAGCGTCATCCGGACGGGAGCGTCGACTTCGTCGTCCGCCCCGTACGCGTCGAAGTCGCCCTCCCGTGACACGGCGTCGAGCCACGTCTCGTCGGCGGGGGTCGCCTCGCCCCATCCCTGCGACCACCGCTCCGATATCGGATCGGCCTCTGAATCGCGCCGCAGATCGCCGATGCGGTCGGCGACGATGTCGAGGAAGCGATCCCAGGCCTCGATGCGCAGCTCGTTGTGCGAGAGGGCGCCGTCGGATGCCTCGAACACCCCGCTGCACTGCGCGGCGCTCAGACGCACCGGTCCCCAGTGCGTGGGTACGGACGTCGCGCGCGTCGGGGGGTGCTGCCACAGTCGCACGGCTCGTTCGACCGCTGCCGCGATGCGCGCATCGCTCTTGAGGCGGCGGACTGCGGGGTCGTTCTCTTCGCGTGCGTCCTGTCCGCCGGTGACCAGATCGGCGGGTGTCGCGACCCGAGCACCTTCCTCGCCGAGGCTCGGCAGGACATCGTCGATGTAGTCGATGTACGGGCGGTGCGGTCCGATGAACAGCAGGCCGCCGCGCCCGCCCTGCAGCCGGGCGTCCGCGTAGAGAAGGTACGCCGCTCGGTGCAGCGCCACCACGGTCTTGCCTGTGCCCGGTCCTCCGTCGACCACGAGCGCTCCGTCGGAGCCGGCGCGGATGGTGGCGTCCTGGTCCGACTGGATCGTCGCGAGCACGTCGCGCATCTTCGGGGTACGCGACTGACCGAGACTCGCGATGAAGGCGGATTGGTCGTCGAGCGCGGCGCGGTGATCGATGCCGTCGTCGACGAACACCTCGTCCCAGTAGTCGACGATCCGGCCCCGCAGCCATCGGTACCGGCGGCGGCTCGACACGCCCATGGGATCGCCGTGGCTCGCCGCGAAGTAGCGTTCGGCGGCCGGCGCGCGCCAGTCCACGAGCAGGCGTGTGCCGTCGGCATCCGCCACTCCGAAGCGCCCGATGCGCACGGGCTCCCCGTCGACCGGGTCGATGCGTCCGACGCAGGCATCGACGCCGAAGCGGCGCAGGATGCGAAGACGGCGGCTGAGGCGCTGAATGTCGAGGTCGCGGTCGAGGGCCTCCTGCCCGCCCGTGACGCGCTGTCGCCGCGCGCGGTCGAGTCGGCTCTCGGCGTCGGCGACGGTGTCGGCGAGGGCTGCGCGGAGGCGTCCGAACGCTCGCTCGTCGTCCTGGATCAGCCGGACATCGCCCTTCGCCCGAAGCCGCTCCGGCAGGTCGAACACGCTCCCGCCCGCAGTACTGGTCTCCATCGGGATCTCCTCTCGCCGCGCGCCCCGAACCCGGGCGCGACCAGCGATTCTGCCTCAGCAGGGGGGCCTTGCGGCAAGCCCCGTCCGCCGAGCGATAATGGAGAGGGAGAGATCCTCAGTCGGTGGTGCCGACGATGTCTCGTGCGGCGTCCTCGGCCTCTGTGCCCGTTTCATGCGCCAGGCCCAGTGCCGCCGCTCCGATGATGCCGGCGTTGTTGCGATGGACGGCGGGAACGATCGGCGTCTGCAGGTCGAGCAGCGGCAGGAACTGGTCGGAGTGCTTCGACACGCCGCCGCCGACGATGAACAGGTCGGGGCTGAGCAGGAACTCGAGCGTGCTGTAGTAGGACTGCAGGCGCTTCGCCCACTTCGGCCAGCTGAGCTCCTCGCGCTCCACTGCGGAGTACGCCGCCCACGCCTCGAAATCGGTCGACTTGTCGGCCCGCGGCAGGTGGCCGAGTTCCGCGTTCGGGATCAGCACCCCGTTGTGGAGCATCGCCGTCCCGATCCCGGTGCCGAGCGTCGTCAGCAGAACGAGCCCGTCGACCCCACGTGCCGCTCCGTAGCGCGCCTCGGCGAGTCCGGCGACGTCCGCATCGTTCGCGAAGTGGATTTCGCGTCCGAGACCGTCCTCGAAGAACTTCTCGGCTTCGAAGCCGATCCACGTGTCGGCGACGTTGGCGGCCGAGAGTGTCCGACCGTGCTTCACGATGGCCGGAAAAGCCACACCGAGGGGGATGTCGGCATCGGTCACGCCCAGAGTGTCGAGTACGGTGCGGACGGCCTTCAGCACGTCGTCGGGTTCGGCTCCCTTCGGCGTCGGAACCTTGACCCGGTCGCTGAGGAGGACTCCGGCCTCCAGGTCTACGAGGGCACCCTTGATGCCGGTGCCGCCGATGTCCACTCCGACCGCACGGGTCGCCTTCGTCGTCATGTCCTCAGCCTATCCAGGTCGTACCCTCTGCCCGCCCGTCGACGCGGTCGTTAGGATCGGACTGATCTCCACGGAAGGAGCCCGCGATGTCCGCCGGCGAAGACAAGTTCTGGTACAACCTCACCACCGGCGCGGTCGAGCGCGGCTTCGAGTCGCCGGCCATCGACCGTGCGGGCCCGTTCGATACCGAGGAAGAGGCCGCGAACGCCCCGAAGCTGCTCGCAGAGCGCTCCCGCGCCTGGTCCGACGAGGACGCCGAAGACGACGCCTGAGGCGAGAGCGAGCACGGAACGGACACTTCGGCCAGATAGTCTGGCCTTCGGTTCGGTCTCGTCCGCGAGGCCGTGTGTGAGAGGACACGATGGACAAGCAGCGGGACTTCGTACTGCGCACGATCGAGGAGCGGGGGATCAAGTTCGTCCGCCTCTGGTTCACGGACGTGATCGGCACTCTCAAGTCCGTCGCGATCGCGCCGGCCGAGGTCGAGGGAGCCTTCACCGAGGGGCTCGGCTTCGACGGATCGGCGATCGAGGGACTCACGCGCTCGTACGAATCGGACCTTCTCGCCCACCCCGATCCGACGACGTTCCAGACGCTGCCGTGGCGCGGTGAGATCGATCCGACGGCGCGGATGTTCTGCGACATCACGACGCCTGACGGTCAGCCCGCGGTCGCCGACCCGCGTCACGTGCTCAAGCGCACGCTCGCGAAGGCCGCCGACAACGGCTTCACCTTCTACACGCATCCCGAGATCGAGTTCTACCTGCTCAAGTCCTCGGCGTACGGTCCGGACGGGCCCGAGCCGGTCGACTCCGCGGGGTATTTCGACAACGTCCCCGGAGGGACCGCGCACGACTTCCGTCGGCGGAGCGTC
This genomic interval carries:
- a CDS encoding ClbS/DfsB family four-helix bundle protein, yielding MAVPQSKAELTRAVTDGYDRMVDDLQRVPADAVRELTMPGHAQGTLMSPADLVAYLIGWNELVLSWHAQRAAGVEPAFPAEGYRWNQLGELAGSFYTQCADLSWSELLDRFDRAEKAILALIDRLDDAALYGAPWYGTHTAGRMIQFNTSSPYANARTRLRRWLREREAAEHAAGR
- a CDS encoding amino acid permease, which gives rise to MSVMRTKSIERSLADTEEPEFRLKKSLSALDLTVFGVGVVIGAGIFTLTGRAAHEVAGPAIVVSFVVAAIACALAAMCYAEFASTVPVSGSAYTFSYASLGELFAWIIGWDLILEMFLGASVVAQGWSAYLGVLLQQLGAPIPAAIGYGGTVDVMAILLVVVLGALMTLGIRESMRVNLVLVGVKLFIVLFVIVAGILFINPANYSPFVPDAAPRETATGLTQPLLQFLSGIEPMAFGVGGIFAGAALVFFAYIGFDVVATTAEETKNPQRDMPIGIIASLAICTLLYCAVALVVTGMVRYDQLDPAAALANAFAHHGQTWMATVISAGAVAGLTTVVLTLLIGATRIIFAMARDHLLPAGLAKVHPTRRTPWVISVIVTVIVAVVAGVTPVGVLEEMVNIGTLSAFVLVSVGVVVLRRTRPDLTRGFRVPWSPFLPILSAAICTYLMLNLTVETWLRFLIWLVVGFVIYATYSHRHSRLGKDDGAYLDPALPRVVGRDS
- a CDS encoding zinc ribbon domain-containing protein, coding for MKARPADQLLLLDLARLDATIRVADHQRRNPGQSARVAELLTQRQTQSAELTRLLGERDDARAELARLESDVSLVDARVARDAERLAATSNPKEAQGLERELASLAKRKGDLEDAELELMERLETSDAAVAAQEAVIAATNEEGARLSAEGKAAVARATADGEAAARDRQAVAATVPAELLDLYDRLAARGVGAGLLRRRTCEGCHMVLSGTDLQTLRQAADDDVVMCPECGGILIRTDESGL
- a CDS encoding bifunctional 3'-5' exonuclease/DNA polymerase, with product MRASPRWRVVAHDGERVVVVDLDEAGAETARRWCSPMEWREAVTASDAAVRWVWSDTARWYPELLDAGVTVARCHDLRLCRAIVRSSELVTAPELRSPSDWDAPAVDGTSVRDPGLFDLDDLGDRMRGVPDDIAAVLAEFARQQVAVAAASDPSRLRLLLAAESAGGLLAAELHAAGLPWSRAVHEAILTETLGARPAAGAVPERVRELGADVRTALGDPTASLDSQPKLLRSLHRVGVLARSTSRWELADYDHPAIAPLLQYKKLTRLASANGWAWLDEWAGDGRFRPVYVPGGVVTGRWASSGGGALQLPRQLRPAVHADPGWVLVVADVAQLEPRVLAAISGDVSLADAARGRDLYDGLVAAGTVPSRAEAKIAMLGAMYGATTGDSGRLVPALRRAYPRAMGLVDAAARTGEEGGVVSTWLGRSAPPPPAEWHAVQDRAGAPDASETDRDRARRSARDRGRFTRNFVVQGTAAEWALAWLADLRGSLAEIAPQAGTPAEASGPVFSRRPHLCFFLHDEIIVHSPAELADQVAAMVRESAARAAHLLFGGFPIDFPLDLRIAQDAAKT
- the helR gene encoding RNA polymerase recycling motor ATPase HelR; this encodes METSTAGGSVFDLPERLRAKGDVRLIQDDERAFGRLRAALADTVADAESRLDRARRQRVTGGQEALDRDLDIQRLSRRLRILRRFGVDACVGRIDPVDGEPVRIGRFGVADADGTRLLVDWRAPAAERYFAASHGDPMGVSSRRRYRWLRGRIVDYWDEVFVDDGIDHRAALDDQSAFIASLGQSRTPKMRDVLATIQSDQDATIRAGSDGALVVDGGPGTGKTVVALHRAAYLLYADARLQGGRGGLLFIGPHRPYIDYIDDVLPSLGEEGARVATPADLVTGGQDAREENDPAVRRLKSDARIAAAVERAVRLWQHPPTRATSVPTHWGPVRLSAAQCSGVFEASDGALSHNELRIEAWDRFLDIVADRIGDLRRDSEADPISERWSQGWGEATPADETWLDAVSREGDFDAYGADDEVDAPVRMTLEADSELRARFDAFWPLLDPDALLRGLWRSGAMLRACAPWLGEADIAALTAAGAQGAGWTDVDLPALDVARTLVGDPSVEVRERRRRAEAEAEREIRDAVRDDLIASDDSDMRIMGMLRGQDLRRTLAAPDERALDPFAGPFAHIVVDEAQELSDAQWQMLVRRCPSRSFTIVGDRAQARHGFPESWANRLARVGLDRVRVATLTVNYRTPAEVMDVAGPVIRAVLPDANVPGAVRSSGLPVREGAVSELTSVLDDWEAAHPDGIAVVIGAPWFDGRERVRSLSPVLVKGLEFDLVVIVDPEGWGSGVTGAVDRYVAMTRATGELVLLRS
- the ppgK gene encoding polyphosphate--glucose phosphotransferase, whose protein sequence is MTTKATRAVGVDIGGTGIKGALVDLEAGVLLSDRVKVPTPKGAEPDDVLKAVRTVLDTLGVTDADIPLGVAFPAIVKHGRTLSAANVADTWIGFEAEKFFEDGLGREIHFANDADVAGLAEARYGAARGVDGLVLLTTLGTGIGTAMLHNGVLIPNAELGHLPRADKSTDFEAWAAYSAVEREELSWPKWAKRLQSYYSTLEFLLSPDLFIVGGGVSKHSDQFLPLLDLQTPIVPAVHRNNAGIIGAAALGLAHETGTEAEDAARDIVGTTD
- a CDS encoding SPOR domain-containing protein, whose protein sequence is MSAGEDKFWYNLTTGAVERGFESPAIDRAGPFDTEEEAANAPKLLAERSRAWSDEDAEDDA